One window of the Babesia microti strain RI chromosome IV, complete genome genome contains the following:
- a CDS encoding nucleoside-triphosphate pyrophosphatase (overlaps_old_locusTagID:BBM_III05230): MELTFCSSNKNKYLELSKCFAHLATINWAQLDIPEIQGSLDEIVTYKADYAYKTLNKPVLVEDTALGFTALNGLPGQYIKTFVSKLSLSDITKLLDGFPDKTAVATTTIGFHDGTRVHTFSGSLKGKIVQPRGQFSFGWDPIFVPEFSKSTFAEMTHEEKVRDSHRTRAINAFKQYIYGMN; the protein is encoded by the exons atGGAACTGACATTCTGCTCATCCAACAAAAACAAGTACCTAGAGCTATCAAAGTGCTTCGCTCATCTTGCAACTATCAATTGGGCACAACTTGACA TACCGGAAATTCAGGGCTCACTGGATGAGATAGTGACCTACAAAGCTGATTATGCATACAAAACTCTAAATAAACCCGTACTTGTGGAAGACACAGCACTGGGGTTTACCGCCCTTAATGGGCTACCAGGGCAGTACAT CAAGACTTTTGTATCCAAATTGTCTCTTAGTGACATAACAAAATTGCTTGATGGTTTTCCCGACAAAACAGCGGTCGCTACTACAACTATCGGATTTCACGACGGCACCAGAGTTCACACATTCAGTGGTAGCTTGAAG GGTAAAATTGTTCAACCGCGTGGCCAATTTAGTTTTGGATGGGATCCAATTTTCGTTCCTGAATTCAGCAAATCAACCTTCGCAGAAATGACACACGAAGAAAAGGTTAGGGATTCCCATAGAACCCGTGCGATTAATGCTTTTAAACAGTACATATATGGCATGAACTag